The region TGAAGACCCCCGGCGAGGTGCTGCGTGAGGGCGAGCTGGAGAAGCGAAGCGACAGCCTTTTCCAGCTGTGGAAGAAGAAGCGCGGCGTACTCACCCCCGACCGCCTGAGCCTGTTCCCCACCGGTCCCGGCGCGCGCCCAAAGGAGCTGCGCTTCCACTCCATCCTCAAGGTGGACTGCGTGGAGCGCACGGGCAAGTACGTCTACTTCACCATCGTCACCACCGACCGCAAGGAGATCGACTTCCGCTGCGCGGGCGAGAGCTGCTGGAACGCGGCCATCACGCTGGCGCTCATCGACTTCCAGAACCGCCGCGCCCTGCAGGACTTCCGCAGCCGCCAGGAGCGCGCCGCGCCCGCCGCGCAGCCCGAGACCCGGACGGCCCGCGCGCCCTGAGCGCCGCCGCGGTGAGTGCCGGCCGCCTGCCCGCCCGCCAGCTCGGGGTCCTGGGGGAGGGACAATGTCAACCTCAGACGTCGCGGGGAGGTCCTGCCCGTCTAGGGGACACTGTCGAGAGGAGACTGGATGCCGCGCAATCGCCGCGCCGCTAAGGCGCGCGGCAGGAGTCGTCGCTTGCGCCTCCCGTGTTGGGGCCTTAGGGGACCCACAGACTGAACCCCAGCCCGCTCAGCCCCGGGCTTGGGCATAGACCCCtgacccctcctctccccacaggaGCCACACACTGGACCAGTCGAGCAGGAGCCCAGGGGATGCCCGGGGCGGCAGGAGCCCGGGCGGCGCCCACCCGCTGACCACAGCGAGGACAAAGGCCGGGGCGGCATCCCTGTCCCGCAGAGAAGGACCCTCCCGTGCGGAGCCGAGGAGCCTCGCCCCCGCTGTGCGGGCGCGTTAAATTATTGGactatctatgtatttattttgatgatatttgTGGTAAAACCATTTgtcttaataatatatattttttgcatcaATATGTCCATTCCAAATAAACTACTTGAGCTGTTCTCTTTTCTACCAGCCGGGTGTGATGCAGTGAGcttcctctggggaggggagggggagtcagaGGCCCCTTCATTCAGTGTGTGTGTTGGAGCAGGGGAAGCAGCCACCCCAGGCCTCCAAAGGGCAAGGAAATGCGCTTTCAATGAACACTGTCCTCTGCTGGACCCTGGCCACACCCTCCTTGCCAAGCAGCCTCTCCCAAGGAGGCTGGGAAGTGCCTTGGGGTTTGGCCCTGGCTGACTTCCGTTCCTGGGTGTGGAATGGGGAGGACTGGGCAGTGCTTGCTCAGGGAAGTCACTCACCAGCTGGCCCACTAAGGTCAGTGCACCTCCCCGAATCTGAGCTGCTCCTGTACTCAGTGGCGGACCTTAGCTGCCCCCTACCCCAGCCACCTGTCCACACCTGTGAGAAGAAGCCCTCGGCCCTGGCTGCTGGCCTCCTGCTGGCCAGTGCCCGACGTGTGGGGCCAGCAAGGTGGGCAGTGCTTCTGGGCATCTGAGAGAGAGGCCTGCACTGTGTCTGCTAGGGTGGCAGGGGACATGGGGGTGGGGAAGCCTGAGGTACCTGACAAGGCGGGGAGCTTCCCTGTTTCCTGCCTGGGAAGGTGGGTGGCCTGGGACACACTAGGGCTGccccccctgcccctccctcagggTGTCTCCCTCCACCCAGAAGGTCTGTTGGTGACAAAAAGCCAACACTAGAAGAATGGGACAGGACACTGATCCTGGCCTTGTGAAGGGGCCTTTGTTTCCCCTTTGTGGCTGGGACAATACCAGGTGTGGGAGGCAGCggtgaggggaggaaggaccaaaagTGGCCCTAATGTCAGTCACTCACCCTTGACCTCGAGGGCATCATCGCAGGCCTCTAACTGGGTCCCAGGGGTCAGACTGGGGAGGGGCTGTCCCTCTGCTGGGAAGCCGGGGGGAGCCTGCGTACTGGGTCCACAGAACACACCACTCCCGCGATGGATTCTCTCCTGAACAACACTGCGAAGCCCCCGTGCGCAAGGGGAGTGGGGAAGGCCAGCTCCAGGGCCCACGTCCACCCGGGCGCGACTTCATCCTGCCCCACCTGGGAGGCCCCGCCCACCAGACCTTCCTGAGGGAGCAACCAAAGTCAGAGGGTGTGATCCCCGCTCCTGCTGGGGCCGGAGCAGAGGCCGGGAGGGCGGAGGGCCACGGCTCTCTGAGGACCAGGGGACTGTGGAATTCTGAGGTTGGGCATTCGGAATTTTAATCACTTTTTCACAGGCAgcctgtgggggaggggtggccttCCCCGTCTGGGGGCCCCTGCAGGCCTGACACGTCCTTCTCTCTACACTGGTCATTGGCCGCAGCAGCCAGCTGACCTCCCCATGTCTGGTCCCCCCTCTCCACAGAACCTGGGCTGGGAggcggggagagggggagggaagcCAGTTCTCAGGCCTGGCTGCCCCGAGCTACCCTGGGCTTTCCAGCAGGAAGTGAGAGTTCCTTTCCTAGATACTGTCCCAAGCCTCAAATTCCTGATCTTTTAAAACTGGCCTGTCCTGTTTCCCTTCAGGAACAATGAGGGCCTGCGGGCACGTGCTCAGCCCAAggcgaggggtggggagggctgagcaGGGAGCCTTCTGTCTCTGGAGACGTGAGGAGAGCTATCTGGGCAGCAGCGGCAGGACTGGTGGGTGATGGACCCCAGGGTGGGGCCCACCTCAGACTGGGAGGAACTTGGGTGATTCTGTCTTCCCCAGAGCCCTGGGGCCCAGCTGCAGgccctctcctccaggaagccctccagcATGCAAAGCTCCATCTTTCACCCCCAAGCCTCCTGCCCAACGGGTGGGAGCCTGCAGAAATCAGGCTGAAAGAGGTCCCGAGGGAGTTTATTGCCAGTCTGTGCCCAGGGGCATTAGTCACCAGACTTTGTCTTTCTTCTGGGGCATAGGCTGCCTCCAGAGGAACAGGAGGACAAGGAAGTTGACTGCAAACTGCACGTGGCCGAAGACGGGGACTCCGAAGCTGCGGTACAGGAGGCCGCCCAGGGTGGGCCCCAGGGTTCGGGTCAGCGGCTGCACAGAGGCGCAGAGGCCCAGCATGGTCCCTGTGAATGGGTTGGGAGCGTAGTGAAATCTGGGCAGGTCCCTTAGCACCACTGCCCTGGACACAGCCacagcctccctgcccccactgtccccctctccatcccccagctccttcccctcTGTCCTGTGGGTCTGCTCCCTGCAACGTGGGCCAGGGCATGCCCCGTGTCACCCCTCACGGCCCCTACTGCCTTCAAATGGACCAGAGGGAACACCCTACAGGGCTAGGGAGGGGCTTCGGGGCACAGGAAGGGCCCCCACCTGCTTCTCTGCATTAACTTCCCAGGCTCCCCTAGCTTCTTGCGCCCCCTCTTATCTGCCACCCCCAGCTCCACTCCCCCTGTCAGCTGTGTCCACTGTGGGCCGCTGAGTGTGGCTGCTGTCAACACTGACATCTGCCCAGAGGGTCCCAGGCGCCAGGGGCTTAGGAGCCAGGTCTCTGGGAGCTGGGAACCCTAGGTGGTGGGGGCGGTGGGGCGTGGCTAGGCAAGGCCCCGCCCAGGCTCAGGGCCAGCGTGGGGGAAATTTAAGAGCAGCCTCTCCCATCGCCCACATGCCCTGCAGACACCAGGGAGCAATTACCGCCCCCTCTGTGGTTTGGGTTCCCAGGCCGGCTGGGACCCAGTTCCTGGCTCCTTCCAAGTGGAGGGTGGTGCCTTGGGCCCAGTGCAGCCCAGTGGCCTGGatctgctcttccctcctccctcccctgcctcctgccctccctcatCTCTTGCTCCCTCCTCTTGGTTCTCTAAAGTGCCAGCCCACTGTCTCCAGGAAGCCGTCCAGGACCAGCCTGGCCTCCCAGAACCACAGAGCCACAGGTCTGGAAGGCCTTGGAGGTCCTCAGCTTGCCAGACAGCCTCCCCATTTTCATCCTGGCCTCTAGACCTCAGTCTGCCCCTCCCAGACAAGCAGGTCGATGGCCAGAGGGTCGGCCAAGCCCCTGAGCTTTCTGGCCCCACTGCTAGGGGAGCCTTTGACCTCCACCGGTCCCCAGGAGCCCCTGGCCTGGGTCTGCACCATGCCCAGGGCAGTGCAGGGGAGCCTGAGCACCATCAGGGTGGATGGGAGACTCCTTGGCCTCGAGAAAGAAGGCTGGTGCAgagtgggggctgggggtccACGTCTGGGGGTTCCTGATTCCCAGCGGCTGGCCTGGGAGCCTCCCAGACTTAGCCAGCTGCGtgcattcactcactcagtcctTCACTCAGGAAGCACCTGCACACCCGCTGTGTGCTGTGCGCATGTGGGGAGAGAACAGAAGGCCGCGACGGTGCTCTAGTCTCCTTCCCATtctggtctccctccttcccttcggCCTCTGAGGGGGACTTTCTGACCCGCATCCCCAAACCTTTGCTCCGcgggggctgggcctggggtgCCACCTTTCCTCCTCTCTTCTAACGAAACCCTGCCCGTGCTCACTTCAGAGCCAAGCCAGATaccacctccaggaagccccagggTTGGCTGGGACCAgctgggctggggggtgggcagaacTCTCACCTGGGCTTTCTTGTAGCCCACCATCCCCACTCTGCCCATTTAGACTCTAGGCCACCCGCCCTGCTCAGCACCTACTGGGTCCGGGCAGGTCTCCAGTCGGGGCAGCTGCTCTGCCTGACACTGCTCAGCAAGCCGCCCAGAGGGGAGGCCGGAGCGCCCCTGGGGCCCGCCCCGCGCGGGGCCGGGACGCCTCACTCACCGGTGTCTGAGGCCGAGACGGCCTTGGTCAGCATGCTGTCGGTGACCACGTTGAGGGCACACAGGCTGAAGACCAGGCCGGGCATCAGGAGACAGAAGTGGAAGATGTTGGCCATCAGCGCCTGGTGCAGAGCAGGGACCCTGGTGATTGGGGGCCACACGGACCAGGATTGGGGGGCCCACCCCTGAGGTCCCACAGAggtggccctgggtgaggatggaGGGACCCAGGGCCTCAAGTACAAACTGGGCACCTGCAGAGGGTCAGGGGAGCGGGCCTGGGACCCACTCATTGTGGGGGCAGCCTGAGCAGGGCGCTCTCACCATGGCCAGGCCCACGACGCTGAAGACTAGCACGCTGGCCCGGAGCAGGGCTCCCTCAGAGAAGTGGCTGCTCAGTCGTCCGATGACCAGGCCCTGGATGACCTGGCGAGGGCGAGAAGGTGGAGGTGGGTGTGGTGGAGCCCTGGAAGGGGGTCTCCCAGagcctcccccaccctctgcagCCCTTGGGGCCCCTGCCACCACCCCTAGCAGCAACCAGGCACAGGGCAGAGGGTGGAACCCATGCACGGACATGGCCtgcctgcacacacatgtgcacacacacgtacagCCAGCCGCTCAGAGGTCTGAGTTCCACGTTCAATGTAATCTTGTCTCCAATTTCAGACATGATGAACATGTTTTAACCAAAGGTTCAGTTAACTCCTGACGGGGGGTTGGGGAGGCAATGGCTTATGGTGCAAAAACTtcttagcattaaaaaaaattttttaacatttttcttattgttaaaattttttttttaaatggaggtactggagattgaacccaggaccttaagcatgctaaactaaacatgtgctctaccactgagctctaccttcctGCCAAAAAAAAGCTGCTTTGATATGAACATGCTCACAGTGTGGCCCTGACTCCAAAACCTGGGTTCCCTTGTGGCCCTGGGAAGCCCCCTTCCTTGTCACTGGCCCCTGTGTGCCCCCATCCCAGCCAGCCACTCTTCCTCAGCCCCCTCTTTGGCTGCCTCTTCTGGGAGGTAGGAcctgcccatttcacagatggggagaccagggcccagagaggaggaggtggCTGGACTGGGACCTGAGCCCAGAGCCCTGGTGCCTACCTGGGGCCCTCGGACCAGCTGGCCAGAGCAGGCACACCAGCTACCGTCTACCATCCCTGTGCTGGGACTGGGTCAGGAGCCCTGTTGTCCTCCACACCATAGGAGGCTACCACCCCAGTTATaactggggacactgaggcccagagtgctGGCATCACCTGCTCAAAGTCCCAGAGCTGGCTGGTGATGGAGCTGGGGTACAGTCTGGTGGGGTGGATGGTGAACCTCAGGACCCAGAACCAGTGCCTTGTCTTGAGCCTGTCAGGTGAGGGCCCCCGAGGAGGTGGCAGCCCCGGGTAACCCCCACTGACACTCAGCTGTCCACTCCCAGCTGTGACCTCCTCGCCCTCCCCCGGGATGGCCAGCCAGCCAAGAGTCACGTGAAGTTAGAgctccccttcctgccctttccacgagggtgggaggaagggcccCCAGCAGGGACACCCAGGACACTGTGGATGTGACTCAGAGGGCAAGCCCAGCCCTCAGGCTGTTCCCAGGCCAGGGTGAGGCTCCCTCTCTGGTCCGCGGGCTGGCAGGAAGTGCCCAGGGCACAGTGGGTTTGGAGCAGCACCcactggggctggggccaggcagggctcagTGTCTTGGGCTGGGCTGTGGGTCCTGGGGCGAGCACAGCCCTGCGGAACTGGACTGACCACTCTCCTTGCTGCCTGCCTGCTGTAAGGAAACTGTTTGAAACCAGAACCAAAGATGCGCTTCCTTAAGAAAAAATCCTACTTTCACACTTGCTTatcttagttttgtttgtttgtttgtttaaagggAAGGTCTGTTTGGCAAGTTTCTCTGAGTGCAGGACACCAAGAGGGAACCACCAAACCACAAGGGACGGAAACCTGCCTCAGCTTTCCCCACAGACCCCAAGGCCGGGACCGGTGAAGGCTGTCTGTCCATTTTCCCGTTAACTTTAAAAAGACTGAGCTTCTGTGCCTTAACGGATTCTTACATGAAACTGAAGTTACCAAACACACCAGATGTTTTGCTTTCTCCCAAACTTCCCATCTGGAGACCCTGTCCACTTACCCCTCCTGCTCCCTGTCACCCTCGTCCTGGCCCGAACACCACTCCCAGGTCACACTGGCCACGAGCACCCAGTTCTATACACACCCCTGCTCGAGCAGGCCTGGGATGGGGTGCGGGGCCGGTAAGATCACATCCAGCCCCTTCACGGCCGCACCCACTCCAAGTGAATCTGAGTGAATCCAGGTCCTTCTTGGCCTTGCAGCCCACCCCTCGCCCCAGTGCAAGTCTTCAGAGCCTGGTTCTTTCCCCTCAGGCCGGCTCagtcaccccagggcctttgcactgtaGCCCCTCCTCTTCCTGTGGTCCTCTCACTCCGGTTTCTCCCTGCGCCAGTGGAAAGCGCCCCACCAGCCACCCCGCATACAGCGGCATCTCTACCCCTCCCAGGACCTCGACTGTCCCTCGGTGTTTGTCACCCCGATGTGTCAGGTGCTAGGCGGCTGGGGGTTTATCTCCAACTCCCCGGGTATGAGGGAAGCTGCTCATCTCTGCAGCGGCACCACGCCTGGGGCGCAGATGAAGGCCAAATGCGGGGGGGCTCTCACAGCAGGGCCCTCTAGGGACAGAGGGCGGCAAGACCACCAGCGGGAGGTGACTGCTGCCTCTTTTGTTAGGGCCGCCTGGGCTGCCGTCCCCTGAGTCCCCAACCCCGACGACCCGCCCACACAGGGGGCTGACGGAGGAGGGTGCTGTAGCTCCCTGGGGATCAGGCTGCAGCCGCCACACCTTGGGTGGGGCCGGAAATGGTTTGCAAGGGAAGCAGCAGGTGCGAGATCAGCTGTGGGGGACCAGGTGGGAGGCACAGTTCACCCTGCAGAGG is a window of Vicugna pacos chromosome 10, VicPac4, whole genome shotgun sequence DNA encoding:
- the PHLDA2 gene encoding pleckstrin homology-like domain family A member 2 is translated as MKTPGEVLREGELEKRSDSLFQLWKKKRGVLTPDRLSLFPTGPGARPKELRFHSILKVDCVERTGKYVYFTIVTTDRKEIDFRCAGESCWNAAITLALIDFQNRRALQDFRSRQERAAPAAQPETRTARAP